Proteins co-encoded in one Desulfotignum phosphitoxidans DSM 13687 genomic window:
- a CDS encoding dephospho-CoA kinase, which yields MTHTGNAPADMIGRTRAALEKIRRTHHCLIVAVTGSIACGKTTVSGMLEELGAPLIDMDQIAREVVMLPDPGTTQEYSWSARIMREVFSMGRSCYLNMSI from the coding sequence ATGACTCACACCGGTAACGCCCCGGCGGACATGATTGGCCGGACCCGGGCGGCCCTTGAAAAGATTCGACGCACACACCACTGCCTGATTGTGGCGGTCACCGGCAGCATTGCCTGCGGCAAAACCACGGTATCCGGGATGCTCGAGGAATTAGGGGCCCCTCTCATTGATATGGATCAAATCGCCCGGGAGGTGGTGATGTTGCCTGATCCGGGCACCACACAGGAATACAGCTGGTCTGCACGGATAATGAGGGAAGTTTTTTCCATGGGCCGTTCCTGTTATCTCAATATGTCAATCTGA